In Ferroplasma sp., a single window of DNA contains:
- the purD gene encoding phosphoribosylamine--glycine ligase, whose protein sequence is MNVLLVGSGGREDAIARKIRETDTLYSVVTNDNPSILRLSKDVMEYSADSYKIVDFAKKNKIDIAFIGPDGVLETDLVDRLLENHIPVASPTQKAAMIETSKEYMRGLMKKYRIKGDIENTLIKSREDLEKFFKENDGEYAIKPIGLTGGKGVKVMGLQINGAAEAIAYGSEILERDGKVLLEKREIGEEFSIQAFTDGTHIAFMPVVQDYKRLYEDDLGPNTGGMGSISDKNFILPFITIDTVNEAREILKKIVNSMKEDGNPFKGVIYGQFMDTDHGVKVIEVNSRFADPEGINVLTILKSNLVDIFLDIYSETLKDNIKFMSKATVLKYIVPPGYGIKPAESEITIKDNIESDNFRLYYSSVSGTMNRVKTSKSRALALIGIGDSIYEASDIVEEKLQYISGDYYIRHDIGTEQMLKRKIKG, encoded by the coding sequence ATGAACGTTTTACTTGTAGGCAGTGGAGGCAGGGAAGATGCGATTGCAAGGAAAATCAGGGAAACTGATACGCTATATTCTGTAGTTACCAATGACAATCCATCAATATTGAGGCTATCGAAAGATGTTATGGAATACAGTGCAGATTCATATAAGATAGTTGATTTTGCCAAAAAAAATAAAATTGACATTGCATTTATTGGACCTGACGGGGTCCTGGAAACGGACCTTGTTGACAGGCTTCTGGAGAATCATATACCGGTGGCATCTCCGACACAGAAGGCCGCAATGATTGAAACTTCCAAGGAGTACATGCGTGGCCTTATGAAAAAATACAGGATAAAAGGGGATATTGAAAACACACTGATAAAGAGCAGGGAAGATCTTGAAAAATTCTTCAAGGAAAATGATGGTGAATATGCAATTAAACCAATAGGGCTCACAGGTGGAAAGGGTGTAAAGGTCATGGGGCTCCAGATAAATGGAGCTGCTGAGGCAATAGCATACGGATCAGAAATCCTTGAAAGGGATGGAAAGGTGTTGCTGGAAAAGAGGGAGATCGGTGAGGAGTTCTCAATTCAGGCATTCACAGATGGGACACATATTGCTTTTATGCCGGTTGTACAGGATTATAAAAGGCTTTATGAGGATGATCTTGGCCCTAATACAGGAGGCATGGGATCTATCTCAGATAAGAATTTCATCCTTCCATTCATTACCATAGATACCGTTAACGAGGCTAGGGAAATTCTGAAAAAAATTGTGAATTCAATGAAGGAGGATGGCAATCCATTTAAGGGCGTTATATACGGTCAGTTCATGGATACGGATCACGGGGTAAAGGTTATTGAGGTCAATTCAAGGTTTGCAGATCCGGAGGGCATAAATGTCCTTACGATCCTGAAATCAAATCTTGTAGATATTTTTCTGGATATTTACAGCGAAACCCTCAAGGACAATATTAAGTTTATGAGTAAAGCCACCGTTCTGAAATATATTGTGCCTCCTGGATATGGAATAAAACCTGCCGAGTCGGAAATTACAATTAAGGACAATATAGAATCTGATAATTTCAGGCTGTACTATTCTTCTGTTTCCGGAACAATGAACAGGGTAAAAACTTCTAAATCCCGGGCTCTGGCCCTTATAGGAATTGGTGATAGCATTTATGAAGCTTCTGATATAGTGGAGGAAAAATTGCAGTATATATCCGGTGATTATTATATCCGGCACGACATAGGGACTGAACAGATGCTGAAGAGAAAAATTAAAGGTTAA
- a CDS encoding EF-Tu/IF-2/RF-3 family GTPase: MESYSIFCYNASDYIKEIAKVGTNSDIQLYHRKDGDTIMTFIEPVKYPEKISSLTDSIYPSDMAIIKVTAINRDLGEVIVALDLMGKTTGFIIATEEQQPAVRKILENTSLKGFKFFQGKPMELIDEIKKVKISRSDKDNLTVIDHFFKVKGVGTVALGFVLSGSVSRHQKLILSDLDREVEVRSIQMNDEDVETAPAGSRVGLALKNIEPTDMERGMFLSDKSFKYAGEIKGNVLPQKSLKLNLGDNFEVFVSDIMRFQRGKFENDHILLDKKIPVVKNRVVVASNNIVPRVFGTINL; encoded by the coding sequence TCTTTTGCTACAATGCCTCCGATTACATAAAGGAGATTGCCAAGGTTGGAACCAATAGCGATATACAGTTATACCATAGAAAGGACGGTGATACCATAATGACATTTATCGAGCCGGTTAAGTACCCAGAGAAAATCTCATCCCTAACGGACTCTATATACCCTTCCGATATGGCAATAATAAAGGTAACTGCAATAAACCGTGATCTCGGCGAAGTTATAGTTGCACTTGACCTAATGGGGAAAACTACAGGATTTATAATAGCTACAGAAGAACAGCAGCCAGCAGTGAGGAAAATCCTGGAAAACACATCCCTGAAAGGGTTCAAATTTTTCCAGGGAAAACCAATGGAGCTTATAGACGAAATAAAAAAGGTGAAAATAAGCCGCAGTGATAAGGATAATCTTACTGTTATAGATCATTTCTTCAAGGTAAAGGGAGTAGGCACAGTGGCACTGGGTTTTGTTCTTTCTGGCAGCGTGTCAAGGCATCAGAAGCTCATACTATCAGATCTGGATAGGGAGGTTGAGGTAAGGTCAATACAGATGAATGACGAGGACGTTGAGACTGCGCCTGCAGGGTCCAGAGTTGGGCTCGCCCTTAAAAATATAGAGCCCACAGACATGGAGCGCGGCATGTTTCTGTCTGATAAATCTTTCAAATATGCAGGGGAAATAAAGGGGAATGTACTTCCCCAGAAAAGCCTAAAACTGAATCTGGGAGATAACTTCGAGGTTTTCGTATCGGATATAATGAGATTCCAGAGGGGGAAGTTTGAAAATGATCATATTCTCCTTGATAAAAAAATCCCTGTGGTAAAAAACAGGGTTGTTGTTGCCAGCAATAATATAGTTCCAAGGGTATTTGGAACCATTAACCTTTAA